A genomic window from Bacteroidota bacterium includes:
- a CDS encoding T9SS type A sorting domain-containing protein, with product MPTLNASDASAIGDYYALILLTYLNLYKTTGDKAYLIKFINDCIEIQQLRYDESNQMTGQNVPYWTCYCILDNNGDNWAAARYIDGRVIYPMAEFVYMVNYPSSPYYQELHNTIVPAATALISNNNFGINFSNYSFSVFASWLDFKVRETINLINAEEWGDGGIQKINGDRPLPANMQSTYAAALLLIGLVENIQDYQDKAFHISQEYKSSIDYFRDDNCEFGPSKCFSSDFLEVNAASNSYYWSDAGWSCNQHNHCSTKRCSDCDWHVKEDINHAVFTLIFPRAVYNTGQVWGFSSDDMVRFHNTLTRNIYVGSNSSQTGFFWANVQGGNDLTSDGIDQTLDHTAFAYMPFYKFDGLYGSQQSVYDILMPFYSYLLSGYSSASSPNHNFFMHHAPGTLFYGLSEIVSAQWNKENPNLTLYNRDVVYDQDFFAKDKLIVAPAETTDTYYTASAFAEPKITTPDFIVESNIAVEMTARNQIILKKGFHAKGGCTFHAHLDPNAGNRMNTNAGNNEIVDVPLPAVAETTTAYGKNSANENKQQDTTAAANNNHLISPNPTTGIFQIQVGNGQLAAGKEYKIEIYNVFGEKVTQSNIPSGARNLTIDLSSQPKGIYLLKIIADRGEVNKKIIINK from the coding sequence TTGCCTACATTGAATGCGAGTGATGCTTCTGCTATTGGAGATTATTATGCTCTTATTTTACTCACCTATTTAAACCTATATAAAACAACTGGCGACAAAGCATACCTTATAAAATTTATAAACGATTGTATAGAGATTCAACAACTCCGGTATGATGAATCAAATCAAATGACAGGGCAGAATGTTCCATATTGGACATGTTATTGCATTTTAGATAACAATGGAGATAACTGGGCAGCCGCCCGATATATTGATGGCAGGGTGATTTACCCGATGGCGGAATTTGTTTATATGGTTAATTATCCTTCTTCGCCTTATTATCAGGAATTACATAATACAATAGTGCCGGCTGCAACTGCTTTAATTAGTAACAATAATTTCGGCATTAATTTTTCCAACTATTCATTTTCTGTTTTTGCCTCCTGGCTGGATTTTAAAGTCCGCGAAACAATCAACCTTATTAACGCTGAAGAATGGGGTGATGGAGGCATACAGAAAATAAACGGTGACAGGCCTCTCCCTGCCAATATGCAATCAACCTATGCCGCTGCTCTGCTGCTGATTGGCTTGGTGGAGAACATACAGGACTATCAGGACAAAGCGTTTCACATTTCTCAAGAATATAAAAGCAGCATTGACTATTTCAGAGATGATAATTGCGAATTTGGTCCCAGCAAATGTTTTTCATCAGATTTTTTAGAAGTTAATGCTGCATCCAATTCATATTACTGGAGCGATGCCGGATGGAGTTGCAATCAACACAACCATTGCTCCACAAAAAGATGTTCCGATTGCGATTGGCATGTAAAAGAAGACATCAATCATGCAGTTTTCACCCTGATTTTTCCCAGAGCAGTATATAATACAGGTCAGGTATGGGGATTCAGCAGCGATGATATGGTCAGGTTTCACAATACGCTTACGAGGAATATTTATGTGGGCTCCAATAGTTCACAAACCGGATTTTTTTGGGCAAATGTACAGGGAGGAAATGACTTAACTTCAGACGGCATTGACCAAACACTTGACCATACAGCGTTTGCCTACATGCCCTTTTATAAATTTGATGGCTTGTACGGCAGCCAGCAAAGTGTGTATGATATACTGATGCCTTTTTATTCCTATTTGCTCAGCGGTTATTCTTCCGCTTCTTCTCCCAATCATAATTTTTTTATGCACCATGCACCCGGCACATTATTCTATGGTCTTTCGGAAATAGTTTCCGCCCAATGGAATAAAGAAAATCCCAACCTTACTTTATATAATAGGGATGTTGTATATGACCAGGATTTTTTTGCGAAGGATAAATTAATAGTTGCGCCTGCTGAAACTACTGATACTTATTATACCGCTTCTGCTTTTGCAGAGCCGAAAATCACTACTCCTGATTTTATTGTTGAGTCAAACATTGCTGTTGAAATGACAGCCCGCAATCAAATCATTCTTAAGAAAGGGTTTCACGCAAAAGGCGGCTGCACTTTTCATGCTCACCTTGACCCCAATGCAGGAAACCGAATGAACACAAACGCTGGCAATAATGAAATTGTGGATGTTCCTCTTCCGGCAGTTGCTGAAACTACCACTGCTTATGGAAAAAATTCTGCCAATGAAAATAAACAGCAGGATACAACTGCCGCTGCAAACAATAATCATTTAATTTCTCCCAATCCCACCACCGGCATATTTCAAATACAAGTCGGCAACGGGCAGTTGGCAGCAGGCAAAGAATATAAAATAGAAATTTACAATGTGTTTGGAGAAAAAGTGACACAAAGTAACATTCCGAGCGGAGCGAGGAATCTCACGATTGATTTATCTTCCCAGCCCAAAGGAATTTATTTGCTGAAGATAATCGCTGATAGGGGAGAAGTGAATAAGAAAATAATTATTAATAAATAA
- a CDS encoding tetratricopeptide repeat protein encodes MWIFKKTASLNFCSLLFLACCLLPTANSFSQSIEELEAKLKSASAEDKPGILNQLSEAYQKTNTDKSIDYAEQALKAARKLDDADGETGALINLGDAYTSKNNSKKAIQNYKEAIKIFDQYNTPVSSAYLWNKIADVYVSGQSYDDALAADAKALELFNKVKTKEGKEGMVNMNIEIGDIYFRQKKYENALPYYKQALSTYENSNDARGQATILEKIGTTYNNWGNYDEGYLFLNRAYELAKKNNLASIASRIEPNLEKAKNNRSKYEQNKSAFATKQEQETKQQINSLAAQNAKTLEEIEKLSYEQQASALKIKAQGDELKNKKLEAEIESRKNENLLKERELIDAQVKQQKLIIWGGIGFSALGLLLTLFVFNAYRNKKKANEVLRQKNDIIYKQKEQIEQKNILITDSIDYAKNIQEAILPPAGMLKKYFPQSFILYKPKDIVSGDFYWMHEEKTNGSFYIAAADCTGHGVPGAFMSLLGFIMLDEIVRTVHLTPAEILKEVNSQLMEMLHQNNENTTGKFGMDIALLKYDKEKKEIVFAGAHNPLIHLSNGQMNEVKANKISIGNNPHCTFENNFLQVREGDMVYIYSDGFQDQIGGEKRKKFLAFHLREFLQQIHSLEPEKQKAELKKKHNEWRGTTEQIDDILIIGLKI; translated from the coding sequence ATGTGGATTTTTAAAAAAACAGCTTCTCTGAATTTTTGCAGTTTGCTTTTCCTTGCCTGCTGCTTACTGCCTACTGCCAACTCTTTTTCTCAGTCCATTGAAGAACTGGAAGCAAAATTAAAATCCGCTTCTGCCGAAGACAAACCGGGAATTCTCAACCAACTTTCGGAAGCGTATCAGAAAACCAACACGGACAAAAGCATTGATTATGCCGAGCAGGCGCTGAAAGCCGCGCGCAAATTAGACGATGCCGATGGAGAAACAGGCGCACTGATTAATCTCGGGGATGCCTACACCTCAAAAAATAATTCAAAGAAAGCCATTCAGAATTACAAAGAAGCAATAAAAATTTTTGACCAGTACAACACGCCCGTATCTTCCGCCTATCTCTGGAATAAAATTGCCGATGTATATGTGAGCGGGCAAAGTTACGATGACGCGCTCGCTGCCGATGCAAAAGCGCTCGAACTGTTCAACAAAGTAAAAACCAAAGAAGGAAAAGAAGGAATGGTGAATATGAATATTGAAATCGGAGATATTTATTTCAGGCAGAAAAAATATGAGAACGCGCTTCCGTACTACAAGCAGGCGCTGAGCACGTATGAAAATTCAAATGACGCGCGCGGGCAGGCAACCATTCTTGAAAAAATAGGAACCACTTACAACAACTGGGGAAATTACGATGAAGGTTATCTTTTTCTCAACCGCGCCTATGAACTTGCGAAGAAAAATAATCTCGCTTCCATTGCCAGCCGCATAGAGCCCAACCTGGAAAAGGCAAAGAACAATCGAAGCAAGTATGAACAAAATAAATCCGCTTTCGCCACAAAGCAGGAACAGGAAACAAAGCAGCAAATCAATTCGCTTGCAGCGCAAAATGCAAAAACGCTGGAAGAAATTGAAAAACTCAGTTACGAACAACAGGCATCCGCGTTAAAAATAAAAGCGCAGGGAGACGAGTTAAAAAATAAAAAACTCGAAGCCGAAATCGAATCCAGAAAAAATGAAAACCTGCTGAAAGAAAGAGAACTTATTGATGCGCAGGTGAAGCAGCAAAAATTAATTATATGGGGAGGAATCGGTTTTTCAGCGCTGGGGCTTTTGCTCACCCTCTTTGTTTTTAATGCCTATCGGAATAAAAAGAAAGCGAACGAAGTGCTGCGCCAGAAAAATGACATCATCTACAAACAAAAAGAACAGATAGAACAAAAAAATATTCTGATTACCGACAGCATTGATTACGCCAAAAATATTCAGGAAGCTATTCTTCCTCCTGCCGGCATGCTGAAAAAATATTTTCCGCAGTCCTTCATTCTTTACAAGCCGAAAGATATTGTGAGCGGAGATTTTTACTGGATGCACGAAGAAAAAACAAACGGAAGTTTTTACATTGCCGCTGCCGACTGCACCGGGCACGGAGTTCCGGGCGCCTTCATGAGTTTGCTCGGATTCATCATGCTCGATGAAATTGTGCGCACGGTGCATCTTACTCCGGCAGAAATTCTGAAAGAAGTAAATTCGCAACTCATGGAAATGCTTCACCAGAACAATGAAAACACCACCGGCAAATTCGGAATGGACATTGCGCTTCTCAAATACGATAAAGAAAAAAAAGAAATTGTGTTTGCGGGCGCGCACAACCCGCTCATTCACCTCAGCAACGGGCAAATGAATGAAGTGAAGGCAAATAAAATTTCCATCGGCAACAATCCCCATTGCACATTTGAAAATAATTTTTTGCAGGTGCGGGAAGGAGATATGGTGTATATTTATTCAGACGGATTCCAGGACCAGATTGGCGGAGAGAAAAGAAAAAAGTTTCTTGCCTTTCATTTGCGGGAATTCCTCCAGCAAATTCATTCGCTTGAACCCGAAAAACAAAAAGCCGAACTTAAAAAAAAGCATAACGAATGGCGCGGCACCACCGAACAAATAGATGACATACTTATTATCGGATTAAAAATTTAG
- a CDS encoding OmpA family protein: MKQIAAKGFLKITFLFLFALFFYPFESAFCQKDVQKKGDELFKAGTLWYAKALDYYLKASESDPDNAELNYKIGVCYLYSSFKLKSIPYLEKAKQANPAVNDKLYYYLGYAYHLSMQWSKAIDYYSDFKKRAEGTEDVKTLDPDKKIQECNSGIELMKDTLRFKKLPDSLKYHVENMGPEINSEYQDYAPVISADESVLLFTSKRASTTGGGIDPDNGKYYEDVYISHFENGKWTEAKNAGDPINRYNAHDATCGLSVDGQKLYLYIDDTYSGSGNIYEAALNGNEWTEPKKLPSAINSRYHESSASLAPDGKTLYFCSQNTKDNKGLGSHDIFKSVKNEKGEWSEAENLGAVVNTEYDERTVFIHPDGKTLYFSSNGHTTMGGYDLFKSVYNDSARQWSKPMNLGYPVNSPDNDVFFVVSASGKHAYYSTIRPDGYGEQDIYKITLPADTTVYLTLVKGNVTDESNNPVGSKVEIYDNKTGKLISTQESNSATGKFLVSLPSGKNYKMKVTAKGYEDYTQDFNIPKGEKFKEMDVNIKLKRREQIVDIEGEVKDEKGNALKAKVEIVNNATGEVIVKTTADKLGKYLSKLKGGKNYGMTVSADGYLFQSINLDIPPDKDKIKIPSIVLKKIHANANIVLNNIFFDYDKASLRPDSKPELQRVGGVLNDNPSMKIEISGHTDNKGSATYNLKLSEARAKSVIDYLISTGVSKNRLSYKGYGFLKPIASNDTEEGRQQNRRTEFKVTAIDETSVSTSATGTETTAQTNTTTQQTMESKVPAEFKVADKNSDGKISADEIVAVIDGFFDGTNDYTTEKVHRLIDYFFEQ; the protein is encoded by the coding sequence TATCCATTTGAATCTGCATTCTGCCAGAAAGATGTTCAGAAAAAAGGCGATGAACTGTTCAAAGCGGGCACGCTATGGTATGCAAAGGCGCTCGATTATTATCTGAAAGCAAGTGAGTCAGACCCCGACAATGCAGAGTTGAATTATAAAATCGGAGTATGCTATCTTTATTCTTCTTTCAAACTAAAATCAATTCCCTATCTTGAAAAAGCCAAACAAGCCAATCCTGCGGTGAATGATAAATTATATTACTATCTCGGCTATGCGTATCACCTGAGCATGCAATGGAGCAAAGCCATTGACTATTATTCCGATTTTAAAAAGCGCGCGGAAGGAACCGAAGATGTAAAAACACTCGACCCCGATAAAAAAATTCAGGAATGCAACAGCGGCATTGAACTGATGAAAGACACGCTGCGCTTTAAAAAACTTCCCGACTCGCTCAAGTATCATGTGGAAAATATGGGTCCCGAAATAAATTCCGAATACCAGGATTATGCTCCGGTGATTTCAGCCGATGAATCGGTGCTGCTGTTCACTTCCAAAAGAGCCAGCACCACAGGCGGAGGAATTGACCCCGACAACGGAAAATACTACGAAGATGTTTACATTTCTCATTTCGAAAACGGAAAATGGACCGAAGCGAAAAATGCTGGCGACCCGATTAACCGCTACAACGCGCACGATGCCACCTGCGGGCTTTCTGTTGACGGACAAAAATTATATCTCTACATTGACGATACCTACAGCGGCAGCGGAAATATTTATGAAGCCGCTCTGAACGGAAACGAATGGACTGAACCTAAAAAACTTCCTTCGGCAATCAATTCGCGCTACCACGAATCATCGGCAAGTTTGGCGCCCGATGGAAAAACACTTTACTTCTGCTCGCAAAATACGAAAGACAACAAAGGGCTTGGCTCGCACGATATTTTCAAGTCGGTGAAAAATGAAAAAGGCGAATGGAGCGAAGCCGAAAATTTAGGAGCGGTGGTGAATACCGAATACGATGAGCGCACCGTGTTCATTCATCCCGATGGAAAAACGCTTTACTTCAGTTCGAACGGGCACACCACCATGGGCGGATACGATTTGTTCAAATCGGTTTACAACGATTCCGCCAGGCAATGGTCAAAGCCCATGAATCTCGGCTACCCGGTAAACTCTCCCGACAACGATGTGTTCTTCGTGGTTTCCGCCAGCGGAAAACATGCTTACTACTCTACCATTCGTCCCGATGGCTATGGCGAGCAGGATATTTATAAAATCACGCTTCCTGCCGATACCACCGTTTACCTCACGCTTGTAAAAGGAAATGTTACCGATGAAAGCAATAATCCCGTTGGCTCGAAGGTGGAAATTTACGACAACAAAACCGGAAAATTAATTTCAACTCAGGAATCAAACAGCGCCACCGGAAAATTTCTGGTATCGCTTCCTTCGGGAAAAAATTACAAGATGAAAGTAACCGCAAAAGGATACGAAGATTACACGCAGGACTTTAATATTCCCAAAGGAGAAAAGTTCAAGGAGATGGACGTGAACATAAAACTCAAGCGCAGGGAACAGATTGTGGATATTGAAGGCGAAGTGAAAGATGAAAAAGGAAATGCGCTGAAAGCAAAAGTTGAAATTGTGAACAACGCAACCGGTGAAGTGATTGTGAAAACCACTGCCGATAAACTCGGAAAATATCTTTCCAAACTCAAGGGCGGAAAAAATTATGGTATGACCGTTTCCGCAGACGGATATTTGTTCCAGTCCATCAATCTTGATATTCCTCCTGACAAAGACAAAATAAAAATTCCTTCCATCGTGCTGAAAAAAATTCATGCGAATGCAAATATCGTTTTGAATAATATTTTCTTTGATTACGATAAAGCATCGCTTCGCCCCGATTCAAAACCGGAATTGCAGCGCGTGGGCGGAGTTCTGAATGATAATCCTTCCATGAAAATTGAAATCTCCGGCCACACCGATAACAAAGGTTCCGCCACCTACAACCTGAAACTTTCCGAAGCGCGCGCAAAGTCGGTGATTGATTACCTGATTTCAACAGGCGTGAGCAAAAACAGGTTGTCGTACAAAGGATATGGATTTTTAAAACCAATCGCATCGAACGATACGGAAGAAGGAAGGCAGCAAAACCGCAGAACAGAATTTAAAGTAACCGCCATTGACGAAACTTCTGTTTCAACTTCCGCAACGGGAACGGAAACCACTGCACAAACAAATACTACAACACAGCAAACCATGGAATCGAAAGTGCCCGCTGAATTTAAAGTGGCGGATAAAAACAGTGACGGAAAAATTTCTGCCGATGAAATTGTGGCGGTGATTGACGGCTTCTTTGACGGCACCAATGATTACACCACTGAAAAAGTTCACCGGCTGATTGATTATTTCTTTGAACAATAA
- a CDS encoding PD40 domain-containing protein has protein sequence MKSKTVIGVIKSSKKEFVRTILNKNILLLFVFFVSFRFSLISQNVEFDKSNFSDRSALKEAKRNIDEADGYFDKSMKEGYHLYGFALPLYLKANDFNPNNGLLNYKIGVCYLNSAYKQKALAFLEKAYKLNPTAGANIKYYMGQAYQMNMDWDKAISKYQEYKMQIKPDDKDGLADAEKKITECRNGIELVKNPVMVFIDNAGPEINSAFPDYGPVISADESVMMFTSRRSNTSGGGIDQNDQQYYEDIYISTGENGKWTPAKNMGKPVNTDNRHDATVAISADGQKMFIYLDDMTRGSGNIYECDLKGASWSRPERLNDNVNTKYHESSASLSADGKTLYFVSNRDGGFGGHDIYKARWDEKKEKWGEAENLGPIVNTPYEEYSVFMHPDGKTLFFSSQGHKTMGGFDVFKTIWDDKKKKWSVPENIGYPINTADDDVDFVLSANGKHGYYASYKADGYGEKDIYMVTFITPKNPVLNTEDNLLASLTEPIKETVIAKEVAVPTAAVSLLKGTIYDELTKKELEADIELVDNQLNQVIATFKSNSATGKYLVSLPAGKNYGIAVKKEGYLFHSENFDIPASASSQEFVKDIPMKNIAVGSKIVLKNIFFDFDKATLRPESTAELERLMKFLTDIPSMKIEISGHTDSKGADDYNMKLSQNRAQSVVDYLASHGIDKSRLTAKGYGETKPIATNDTDEGRQLNRRTEFEILSK, from the coding sequence ATGAAATCAAAAACAGTTATCGGTGTAATTAAATCTTCGAAAAAAGAATTTGTACGAACAATACTAAATAAAAACATACTGTTGCTTTTCGTATTTTTCGTATCGTTTCGCTTTTCGTTGATTTCTCAGAATGTGGAATTCGACAAATCAAATTTCAGCGACCGGAGCGCGCTCAAAGAAGCAAAAAGAAATATTGACGAAGCCGATGGCTACTTTGATAAATCAATGAAAGAGGGCTATCACCTCTATGGTTTTGCGCTGCCGCTTTATTTAAAAGCAAATGATTTCAATCCGAACAACGGATTGCTGAATTATAAAATCGGAGTGTGCTATCTGAATTCGGCTTACAAGCAGAAAGCCCTCGCCTTCCTCGAAAAAGCATACAAGTTAAATCCCACGGCAGGAGCAAACATAAAATATTACATGGGGCAGGCCTACCAGATGAACATGGATTGGGATAAAGCCATTTCGAAATACCAGGAATATAAAATGCAAATCAAGCCCGATGACAAAGACGGGCTTGCTGATGCAGAGAAAAAAATTACCGAATGCCGCAACGGAATTGAACTCGTAAAAAATCCCGTGATGGTTTTCATTGACAATGCCGGACCTGAAATCAATTCCGCATTTCCCGATTACGGTCCCGTAATTTCTGCCGATGAATCGGTGATGATGTTCACTTCGCGCAGAAGCAACACCAGCGGAGGAGGAATTGACCAGAACGACCAGCAGTATTACGAAGACATTTACATTTCCACCGGAGAAAACGGAAAATGGACTCCCGCAAAAAACATGGGCAAGCCCGTGAATACCGACAACCGCCACGATGCCACCGTTGCTATTTCGGCAGACGGGCAAAAAATGTTCATCTACCTCGATGACATGACGCGCGGCAGCGGAAATATTTACGAATGTGATTTGAAAGGCGCTTCGTGGTCAAGACCCGAGCGGTTGAATGACAATGTAAACACCAAATACCACGAGTCATCCGCTTCTCTTTCTGCCGATGGAAAAACATTGTACTTCGTAAGCAACCGCGATGGGGGTTTCGGAGGGCATGATATTTATAAAGCGAGATGGGATGAGAAAAAAGAAAAATGGGGAGAAGCGGAAAATCTCGGACCCATTGTAAACACTCCCTATGAAGAATACAGCGTGTTCATGCATCCTGACGGAAAAACGTTGTTCTTCTCTTCGCAGGGGCATAAAACCATGGGAGGGTTCGATGTGTTTAAAACCATTTGGGATGACAAGAAGAAAAAATGGAGCGTGCCCGAAAACATCGGCTACCCCATTAACACTGCCGATGACGATGTGGATTTTGTTCTCTCCGCAAACGGAAAGCACGGTTACTACGCTTCGTACAAAGCCGATGGCTACGGAGAAAAAGATATTTACATGGTAACATTTATTACTCCAAAAAATCCCGTGCTGAACACCGAAGATAATCTGCTCGCAAGTTTGACCGAGCCCATTAAAGAAACCGTGATTGCAAAAGAAGTGGCAGTGCCCACCGCTGCCGTCTCGCTTCTGAAGGGAACTATCTATGACGAACTCACCAAAAAAGAATTAGAAGCCGATATTGAACTGGTGGACAACCAACTCAACCAGGTAATCGCCACGTTCAAGTCGAACAGCGCAACGGGAAAATACCTGGTGTCGCTTCCGGCAGGAAAAAATTACGGCATTGCGGTGAAAAAGGAAGGATATTTATTTCACTCCGAAAACTTCGACATTCCCGCCAGCGCCTCTTCGCAGGAATTTGTGAAAGATATTCCGATGAAAAACATTGCCGTGGGAAGCAAAATTGTTTTGAAAAATATTTTCTTCGATTTCGACAAAGCAACATTGCGCCCCGAATCCACTGCCGAGTTGGAACGCCTGATGAAGTTCCTCACCGATATTCCCTCTATGAAAATTGAAATCTCCGGGCATACCGACAGCAAAGGCGCGGATGATTACAACATGAAACTTTCGCAGAACCGCGCGCAATCGGTGGTGGATTACCTGGCATCGCACGGCATTGATAAAAGCCGCCTCACCGCCAAGGGCTATGGCGAAACCAAACCCATTGCCACCAACGATACCGATGAAGGCAGGCAACTCAACCGCAGAACTGAGTTTGAGATTTTGAGCAAGTAG